A genomic window from Banduia mediterranea includes:
- a CDS encoding type II toxin-antitoxin system RelE family toxin, with amino-acid sequence MAIYELRFRQAVPKDFHGLPKADLHRILNRIESLRDDPCPAGSQKLSGAEKYRTRQGDYRILYSIDDAAIVVELIKVGHRREVFR; translated from the coding sequence GTGGCGATCTATGAACTGAGATTCAGGCAGGCCGTCCCCAAGGATTTTCACGGCCTGCCGAAGGCCGACCTGCACCGCATCCTGAACCGGATCGAATCCCTGCGCGATGATCCCTGCCCTGCCGGCAGTCAGAAGCTGTCGGGGGCCGAAAAATACCGTACCCGCCAGGGCGACTATCGAATTCTCTACTCCATCGACGATGCAGCAATTGTCGTGGAGCTCATCAAGGTCGGCCATCGTCGGGAGGTCTTTCGGTGA
- a CDS encoding type II toxin-antitoxin system Phd/YefM family antitoxin, with amino-acid sequence MLETTFTELRSHAKRYFDLVEAGETVRVLRNGRAVAEIQPIAEPAAEIPSWKRRRADPLLIPGIEAGRLILQDRGP; translated from the coding sequence ATGCTGGAAACCACATTCACCGAATTGCGCAGTCATGCAAAACGCTATTTCGATCTGGTGGAGGCCGGAGAAACCGTGCGCGTGCTGCGCAATGGCCGTGCGGTCGCGGAGATTCAGCCGATCGCCGAGCCGGCGGCGGAAATCCCGTCCTGGAAGCGTCGGCGCGCCGATCCTCTGTTGATCCCCGGCATCGAGGCCGGGCGACTGATCCTGCAAGACCGCGGTCCCTGA
- a CDS encoding type II toxin-antitoxin system VapC family toxin, with product MRVFFDSSAFVKRYVREDGSDAVLDWCERADVLLLCAIALPELISAFCRLQREGRLDTGQYRRLKQDLLLDIADAQICELAPEVLGDSIRTLEAHPLRAMDALHVAAALRSRADTFVSSDLRQCVAARGLGLAVVQV from the coding sequence ATGCGCGTTTTTTTCGACAGCTCCGCCTTCGTCAAGCGTTACGTGCGCGAGGACGGCAGCGATGCCGTCCTCGACTGGTGCGAGCGCGCCGACGTGCTGCTGCTTTGCGCGATCGCTTTGCCGGAGCTGATCTCGGCGTTCTGCCGGCTGCAGCGGGAGGGCCGCCTCGACACAGGGCAATATCGGCGCTTGAAACAGGACCTGCTGCTGGACATCGCCGACGCACAGATCTGCGAGCTGGCTCCGGAAGTTCTGGGGGACAGCATTCGCACACTCGAGGCGCATCCGCTGCGCGCCATGGATGCCTTGCACGTGGCGGCCGCACTGCGCAGCCGGGCGGATACCTTCGTCTCTTCGGACCTGCGGCAATGCGTGGCCGCCAGAGGGCTGGGGCTTGCAGTCGTCCAAGTCTGA